From one Pseudomonas fluorescens genomic stretch:
- the cadR gene encoding Cd(II)/Pb(II)-responsive transcriptional regulator, whose amino-acid sequence MKIGELAKATDCAVETIRYYERENLLPEPARSEGNYRMYTQAHVERLTFIRNCRTLDMTLEEIRSLLRLRDSPDDQCESVNALIDEHIQHVKARIDGLQALQAQLLELRQHCHPKEVQCSILQHLEVNGAVTAPEAEHSHVGRSHGH is encoded by the coding sequence ATGAAGATCGGAGAACTGGCCAAAGCCACCGACTGCGCCGTGGAAACCATCCGTTATTACGAGCGGGAAAACCTGCTGCCGGAGCCGGCGCGCAGCGAAGGCAACTACCGGATGTACACCCAGGCCCACGTCGAGCGCCTGACCTTCATCCGCAACTGCCGCACCCTCGACATGACCCTGGAAGAAATCCGCAGCCTGCTGCGCTTGCGCGACAGCCCGGATGACCAGTGCGAAAGCGTCAATGCGCTGATCGATGAGCATATCCAGCACGTCAAGGCGCGCATCGATGGGCTGCAGGCATTGCAGGCTCAACTGCTGGAACTGCGTCAGCACTGCCACCCCAAGGAGGTTCAGTGCTCGATCCTGCAGCATTTGGAGGTCAATGGCGCGGTGACGGCGCCAGAGGCGGAGCATTCACATGTGGGCAGAAGCCACGGGCACTGA
- a CDS encoding thymidylate synthase: protein MKQYLDLVRDVIENGTLQGNRTGIRTISLPGAMLRFDLQKGFPAITTRKLAFKSAIGEMVGFLRGVKNAGEFRELGCKVWDQNANENAQWLANPFRQGHDDLGEIYGVQWRQWPAYKRIPLSNPAAIELAKSQGFQQIAQAEEDGEAFVVLYKAIDQIRQCIDTIHNDPGSRRILFHGWNCAQLDEMALPPCHLLYQFHPNVETKEISLTLYIRSNDLGLGTPFNLTEGAALLSLMGRLTGYTPRWFTYFIGDAHVYENHLDMLNEQLKREPLAAPKLVINDRVPEFAKTGVYEPQWLEKIEPSDFSLEGYEHHAPMTAPMAV from the coding sequence ATGAAACAGTATCTAGATCTGGTCCGCGACGTCATCGAAAACGGCACCCTCCAAGGTAACCGTACCGGCATCCGCACCATCAGCCTGCCGGGCGCCATGCTGCGCTTCGACCTGCAGAAGGGCTTCCCGGCCATCACCACCCGCAAGCTGGCGTTCAAGTCGGCGATCGGCGAGATGGTCGGCTTCCTGCGTGGCGTGAAGAACGCTGGCGAGTTCCGCGAGCTGGGCTGCAAGGTCTGGGACCAGAACGCCAACGAAAACGCCCAGTGGCTGGCCAACCCGTTCCGCCAGGGCCATGACGACCTCGGCGAGATCTACGGCGTGCAATGGCGTCAGTGGCCGGCCTACAAGCGCATCCCGCTGAGCAACCCGGCCGCCATCGAACTGGCCAAGAGCCAGGGCTTCCAGCAGATCGCCCAGGCCGAGGAAGACGGCGAAGCCTTCGTCGTGCTGTACAAGGCCATCGACCAGATCCGCCAGTGCATCGACACCATCCACAACGACCCGGGCAGCCGACGCATCCTGTTCCACGGCTGGAACTGCGCCCAGCTCGACGAGATGGCCCTGCCACCGTGCCATCTGCTGTACCAGTTCCACCCGAATGTCGAGACCAAGGAAATCTCCCTGACCCTCTACATCCGCTCCAACGACCTGGGCCTGGGCACGCCGTTCAACCTCACAGAAGGCGCCGCCCTGCTGTCGCTGATGGGCCGCCTGACCGGCTACACGCCGCGCTGGTTCACCTATTTCATCGGTGATGCGCACGTCTACGAAAACCACCTGGACATGCTCAATGAGCAGCTCAAGCGCGAGCCGCTGGCAGCGCCGAAGCTGGTGATCAATGATCGTGTACCGGAGTTTGCCAAGACCGGTGTGTACGAGCCGCAGTGGCTTGAGAAGATCGAACCGAGCGACTTCAGCCTTGAAGGCTACGAGCACCACGCGCCGATGACGGCGCCGATGGCGGTCTGA
- the lgt gene encoding prolipoprotein diacylglyceryl transferase — protein MLPYPQIDPVALDLKWIKIHWYGLMYLVGIGGAWLLASRRLNRFDPSWSREKLSDLVFWLSMGVIVGGRLGYVLFYDLHAYLANPALIFEVWKGGMSFHGGFIGVMLAALWFGKRNNKSFFELMDFVAPLVPIGLGAGRIGNFINAELWGKATDVPWAMVFPPFSDPAQLPRHPSQLYQFALEGVALFLILWLYSRKPRPTMAVSGMFALFYGIFRFIVEFVRVPDAQLGYIAFGWLTMGQLLCVPMIVGGIFLIWWAYNRKPTAKAAV, from the coding sequence ATGCTGCCTTATCCGCAGATAGATCCAGTAGCCCTTGACCTGAAATGGATCAAAATCCATTGGTACGGTCTGATGTACCTGGTCGGCATCGGCGGCGCCTGGCTGCTGGCCTCGCGTCGACTGAACCGCTTCGATCCGAGTTGGAGCCGCGAGAAGCTCTCGGACCTGGTGTTCTGGCTATCCATGGGCGTAATTGTCGGCGGGCGGTTGGGCTACGTGCTGTTCTATGACCTGCACGCCTACCTCGCCAACCCGGCGCTGATCTTCGAAGTGTGGAAGGGCGGTATGTCGTTCCACGGCGGCTTTATCGGCGTGATGCTCGCGGCCTTGTGGTTCGGCAAGCGCAACAACAAGTCGTTCTTCGAACTGATGGACTTCGTCGCTCCGCTGGTGCCGATTGGCCTGGGCGCCGGGCGCATCGGCAACTTCATCAACGCAGAACTGTGGGGCAAGGCTACCGACGTACCGTGGGCCATGGTCTTCCCGCCGTTCAGCGATCCGGCCCAGTTGCCGCGTCACCCGTCGCAGCTGTACCAGTTCGCCCTGGAAGGTGTGGCATTATTCCTGATCCTTTGGCTGTACTCACGCAAGCCGCGCCCGACCATGGCCGTTTCCGGCATGTTCGCGCTGTTCTACGGTATTTTCCGTTTCATCGTAGAGTTCGTGAGGGTACCCGATGCCCAGCTTGGCTACATCGCCTTCGGCTGGTTGACCATGGGTCAGTTGCTCTGCGTGCCGATGATTGTCGGTGGCATCTTCCTGATCTGGTGGGCCTACAACCGCAAACCCACGGCCAAGGCCGCCGTTTGA